A genomic region of Prosthecodimorpha staleyi contains the following coding sequences:
- a CDS encoding CbbQ/NirQ/NorQ/GpvN family protein, with protein MNAPLLFQNAKAAPAGAATGPAVSVAGDQTPAIPYYRPIGSECALFERAFRLRLPLLLKGPTGCGKTRFVAHMAARLGLPLDTVACHDDLSAADLTGRFLLKGGETVWTDGPLTRAVRRGGIAYLDEIVEVRKDVTVVLHPLTDDRRLLPLERTGETLAAPDDFMLVVSYNPGYQNLLKSLKPSTRQRFLSIAFDYPPPVAEAEIVAAETGLDLDRCRPLVALGGRLRALKGQDLEEGCSTRLLVYCAMLVRDGARLEDAIEAALIEPLSDDEDVKQGLRDLVVAVFG; from the coding sequence ATGAACGCGCCCCTTCTGTTCCAGAACGCGAAGGCGGCCCCCGCGGGGGCCGCCACCGGCCCCGCGGTCTCCGTTGCGGGGGACCAGACCCCGGCAATCCCCTACTACCGCCCGATCGGTTCGGAATGCGCGCTGTTCGAACGCGCCTTCCGGCTGCGGCTGCCGCTCCTGCTGAAGGGTCCGACCGGCTGCGGCAAGACCCGCTTCGTCGCCCATATGGCGGCCCGGCTCGGCCTGCCGCTCGACACCGTCGCCTGCCACGACGACCTGAGCGCCGCCGATCTGACCGGCCGCTTCCTGCTCAAGGGCGGCGAGACGGTGTGGACGGACGGGCCGCTGACCCGCGCGGTGCGCCGGGGCGGCATCGCCTATCTCGACGAGATCGTCGAGGTGCGCAAGGACGTGACCGTCGTGCTGCATCCGCTGACCGACGACCGCCGCCTGCTGCCTCTGGAGCGGACCGGCGAGACGCTGGCCGCGCCGGACGACTTCATGCTCGTCGTCTCGTACAATCCGGGCTACCAGAACCTCCTGAAATCACTGAAGCCTTCGACCCGCCAGCGATTCCTGTCGATCGCCTTCGACTATCCGCCGCCCGTGGCCGAGGCCGAGATCGTCGCTGCCGAGACCGGCCTCGACCTCGACCGCTGCCGCCCGCTGGTCGCGCTCGGCGGCCGCCTGCGGGCCCTCAAGGGCCAGGATCTCGAGGAGGGCTGCTCGACGCGCCTCCTGGTCTATTGCGCCATGCTGGTGCGCGACGGCGCCCGCCTGGAGGACGCGATCGAGGCCGCGCTGATCGAGCCGCTGAGCGACGACGAGGATGTCAAGCAGGGCCTGCGCGACCTGGTCGTCGCGGTCTTCGGCTGA